TGAGCACAGCGCCCTCCAGTGTACAGCGCCGGTACTACAGCTCAGCCCTGCTGTCCTCTCATCAGCTATGGGTACAgcgccccccagtgtacagcgccGGTACTACAGCTCAGCCCTGCCGTCCTCTCATCAGCTATGAGCACAGCGCCCTCCAGTGTACAGCGCCGGTACTACAGCTCAGCCCTGCCGTCCTCTCATCAGCTATGAGCACAGCGCCCTCCAGTGTACAGCGCCGGTACTACAGCTCAGCCCTGCCGTCCTCTCATCAGCTATGAGCACAGCGCCCTCCAGTGTACAGCGCCGGTACTACAGCTCAGCCCTGCCGTCCTCTCATCAGCTATGAGCACAGCGCCCTCCAGTGTACAGCGCCGGTACTACTTAgagtaccgcagacaacttggtgGGGTCCATCTGTAGCCTTTATCGGAGATGATGCATCCTAGAaacggaaggctcttctgatggaattggcacttctccagtttagtatagaggcgattggctcttaggcgcctaagaacttgccgtacatgcacttgatgagactccagatcaggagagaagaccaagatGTCCTCTGAGTAGACTACGCCACAGGTGTATAGCAGggctctgaaaatgtcattcacgaattcctgaaacactgcaggtacattgcacagtccaaagggcacgaccaggtactcaaagtgcccgtctcaGGTATTAAAGGCGGCCTTCCACTCATCGCCCTCCAGGATGCAGATAAGTTTATATGCCCCTCGaaggtccaatttagagaagacATGGCAGCAGTTTCAGGATACAGAAAATGGGACCAGCACTGCACAAAATGAAGTCAGGTAAAAAGTCTAAGGGTCAATGCAAGTAAAAATAGCTTAAACCACAAGAAAAAGGAGagatacatgccaagtgaccaagacaacacattctttattcatatatcaaaaaaacaccacaatacgaaaaaaaagaaagagaataaaaaccctgaaaaaatgtgaacaatcacagaataatctaccacaggaaaaGCAAACATGTGATGgtgttagtgatcctgggacccCCAGCGCTCTCCGgagactaaagccttatgtaacatggaaagatacaacaatattatcctataaggAACAGATGGCGGGACAATGCGAGACCAATATATAATGCAAGAGGATcgcaaaaaagttacaaaaaaaaaaaaaaaaaaagtatttttgtatAGAGTATAAGCCAAAAGATAAGCAAATATTACCTGTGCAGCAAACGTGCACACAAGAGGGAGCTGGGGATGACCACCCCACGTGTATCACCACCTGCTGGGGCTTCCTCAGAGGTGTCTGTATGGTGTGGTGCGTCCATTTATAAAGGAAGATCCCATGTGTTGGTAGTCAGCTAAATTAGATCACTTCCAGCATCAAgcactcaatgtggtgcaacagagaaatgtgtccccgtgttctcaatgtggtgcaacagagaaatgtgtccccgtgttctcaatgtggtgcaacagagaaatgtgtccccgtgttctcaatgtggtgcaacagagaaatgtgtccccgtgttctcaatgtggtgcaacagagaaatgtgtccccgtgttctcaatgtggtgcaacagagaaatgtgtccccgtgttctcaatgtggtgcaacagagaaatgtgtccccgtgttctaaaAAGTAAACAAACCAGAAACGGGTGCACTGCACGCACAAACCGGGGATGGGGGGATGGAATAaaaacctgcattgcaaataaatAGATTACAAAAGTGGTAACTATAAAAATGTGCAGATCATATGtataaaaaaagcacaaaattgtATAGAAtatacccctcccccccaaaaaaggggGAATGTACATTGAAAGGTTGTACAGTGAAAATTGTGTAAATAACAATTTTAAAAATCAGTGTAAGTGACCCACattattgtattaaaaaaaaaaactacaaaatatgaaaaaaaaatgaagtacaaaaaaaaatcataaacaagttaaaAATGATTATAAAATGGGACATCAAAAAAATGGTGAACTAACCTATAGCATGTAATATACTTGAAGATACTATATACTATAGAACATATAATCTATCACCCCACCAAtcaacacatactgtacatactatCATGTGCCCATGCATCACACATTCCACCAAACAACCCCCATATACAGAAGTAATCTGCGTATTAGAGATAAACAACATTATATGTGattagatgatgtcactataaactAAGCGAGTGGTTGCATGGACTACGCGCCCATAAAGTGCAAGTGCGTGTGCAACAATTCTGATGCTAGAGATTTCAGGCACGGAcagcgggtaaactcgacctcgtGGCGGGGATGTGCCCGGCAGCAGCTCTATAGGACAATCATATGGACGATGCGGTGGtcttgcttttcagagaagacatcagtatagtccaggtaagcagcgggaagaccctccagagacttgagaGATGAGGAGGATGGCACAGCAGAGACCGGATGGAGAGTCAGGAGACAACGAGACTGGCAGTCAGGACCCCAGAGAAGAACCTCCCCGGTCTGCCAGTCAGGGACAGGTGCGTGTCGCTGTAACCACAGAAGTCCCAGTAGAACGAAGGATGTGGAACGGGGAAGTACATAGAAGGACAGTTTCTCTTTATgcaaggcaccaacttgcagacatagtggttcagtgcgatactggactggGCACAGAGTATCTGCCCACTGACGGACAAGATAAACAGCGGCTTCACTAGACGAACCACAGGGAAACGATGCTGGGaaaccagagcagcatccatgaAATCCCTGCAGAGCCAGGAAGGCCAAAACTTGAACCAGACCACTGGTTCCAAAAGGGAGCAGGCGTGAAgatgctttgttctcacctagggacggtTCTCCTAATAACCCTAGGTGAGTGTGCTGGACAGGCTGGACAAGTCTGCAGAAAGTGTTCTGGACTGGCGCAATAGAGGCAAAGATTATCCAGACGTCATCTTGTCCGCTCTTGGGGAGTCCGCCGTGCTCTATCCACCTGCACGAGTTCCTTGGAGGAAGATAGAGGTGGATTATGAAAAACCGGGGCCAGGCGAGGAAGGCGCTGGGTCCTGACTGGTGCTTGATTAAGATGTTGCTCTTTGAGGCGCTCAGAGAACCAGATGTCTTTCTGAGTAGCCAAGGAGATAAGCTCACTCAGGGAAGATGCAGGTCCCGTGCAGACAAGGCGTCggaaagtccttttttaaaggtcgcAAGTAAGGCTGCTCCATTCCAGTCCAGCTCGGAGGCCAAGGTACGGAATTGAACCATGTGGTCACCAACAGAAGAGTCCCCTTGGTGTAAGTTCAGCAGGGCAGTCTCAGCAGATGACGCCTGgtcaggttcctcaaagacggatcGGAATTCAGTGAGGAACGTGGTGAAGTCAGGCGTAACTGAGTCTCTTCTGTCCTAGAGGGGCGCAGCCCATGCCAGAGCTTTCCCAGATAGAAGGCTGATTGCGAAAGCCACCTTCGACCTCTCCGTGATGACCTGCTCGGGCATAAGCTcgatgtgcagagagcactgcgtGATgaccccctgcacaacttgggatcaccATTGGATGGCATGGATAGTCGCAGGCTAGGTTCTCCAGAGGCCAATACGGCTGCAGTAGTGGAGGGCGCCGCAGGAACCGGATGCTGCTGCCACCAGGATGACAATAGCTGCTGTAGCATAGCGGAGACTTATCCGAGTTGCTGACCTTGCACGGCAACTTGCTGGGTCTGCTGAGCCATGATGGTGGTAAGATCCGCCAGAACAGGTAgcagaaccttggcgggatccatggccacatcttactgtcaggatcaggggtagtggatcctctggaccaccgcagatgatgaactaagccgacacctgggaacggagtGTAAGTGAtatctggttttcaccagagcccgcggcaaagcaggttggacttgttgcggtgtggtaccaccaggtcgctccacaggcgtagtacagaatcgtgaggcaaactcgtggtcggggacaggccgcACAGGATCAGAGGCAATAACGGAACCGAGTCACAACGATGATTCAGAAACACAGTAAATCGCATGGGGCAGCTTACTCTGAGGCTCTAGGCACAGAGATCCGGCGGGGATGCTGGGAGACACCGGCTTTCATCAGTTTCCTGGAAGTGGCCGGCACCAATTAGCCGTGCGCTGCCCTCTAAATCTTCGAGTGACGCCCTGCGCGACCCAAACTATTCCATACGAACTACTGCGGTGTGTGTCTACTTCATAACAGATGTATAATGGCTTATTGTTTGtaaaaatatttagttttttatataaaaaagtgaaaaaaaaaatcccacaagAAGCGATGCACCGGTTATACATCAAGGTACAATATGAATCAAAATTAATAAGAATAGACtaaaaaataaattctaaattaataaatagataaaagAATCCATATGATTATAAAATAATAGACAATAAATAGGAGGGGAAATAACAACACTTGAAACTACAGGGACAGATGTGGTGATTAGGGAGAcatcatatataatactgcagggtgagttgtataataatatcagagggaacctgtcagcagtgagccgggcagcaggactcaggcTTAAACAAGTCACAGACTGAAAGAAAGATAATGGCGCAGCCAGAATGTACTGGACTTTTTATGACCCTTATCAGTTACCGTAGAAGCTGCTGATGTCACGTGATACTGCCCTGTCCTGGCTATAGGACGGTAATAGCGGCCTCTAGCGGTGGCTCAGTAACACTAGGGGCGGAAGTGACGTGCGGGGCGTTACCACCCTCCATCGCAGCTTCCGGTGTGAGTGGAGATTTATAGCGCTCAGGGCCTGCGGGACGCGCCCTCCTTCTCTATCCGCCGCCATGGTGCTCGCCTTCCTGCTGCACACAGTGTGCGCCGCTCCCGCCAGGATCCTGTATCAGCGCGTCTTCTCCTGCGGCTCCGGGGACGAGGAGAGGACGGAGCAGATGGAGGCCGTGGCCCGGTAAGAGGCCCCAGTATAGTCCTATAGCCAGTGTGAGGAGTCCTGAGGGAGTAGTAGTCCTCAGTATAGCCCTATAGTCAGTGTGAGGAGTCCTGAGGGAGTAGTAGTCCTCAGTGTAGCCCTATAGTCAGTGTGAGGAGTCCTGAGGGAGTAGTAGTCCTCGGTATAGTCAGTGTGAGGAGTCCTGAGGGAGTAGTAGTCCTCAGTATAGCCCTATAGTCAGTGTGAGGAGTCCTGAGGGAGTAGTAGTCCTCAGTATAGCCCTATAGTCAGTGTGAGGAGTCCTGAGGGAGTAGTAGTCCCTCAGTATAGCCCTATAGTCAGTGTGAGGTGTCCTGAGGGAGTAGTAGTCCCTCAGTATAGCCCTATAGTCAGTGTGATGTGTCCTGAGGGAGTAGTAGTCCTCAGTGTAGCCCTATAGTCAGTGTGAGGAGTCCTGAGGGAGTAGTAGTCCTCAGTATAGCCCTATAGTCAGTGTGAGGTGTCCTGAGGGAGTAGTAGTCCCTCAGTATAGCCCTATAGTCAGTGTGATGTGTCCTGAGGGAGTAGTAGTCCTCAGTGTAGTCCTATAGCCAGTGTGAGGAGTCCTGAGGGAGTAGTAGTCCTCAGTGTAGCCCTATAGTCAGTGTGAGGAGTCCTGAGGGAGTAGTAGTCCTCAGTATTGCCCTATAGTCAGTGTGAGGTGTCCTGAGGGAGTAGTAGTCCTCAGTATTGCCCTATAGTCAGTGTGAGGAGTCCTGAGGGGGTAGTAGTCCTCAGTGTAGCCCTATAGTCAGTGTGAGGAGTCCTGAGGGAGTAGTAGTCCTCAGTATTGCCCTATGGTCAGTGTGAGGAGTCCTGAGGGAGTAGTAGTCCCTCAGTATAGCCCTATAGTCAGTGTGAGGTGTCCTGAGGGAGTAGTAGTCCCTCAGTATAGCCCTATAGTCAGTGTGAGGTGTCCTGAGGGAGTAGTAGTCCTCAGTATAGCCCTATAGTCAGTGTGAGGAGTCCTGAGGGAGTAGTAGTCCTCAGTATAGCCCTATAGTCAGTGTGAGGAGTCCTGAGGGGGTAGTAGTCCTCAGTATAGCCCTATAGTCAGTGTGAGGAGCCATGAGGGAGTAGTAGTCCTCAGTATAGCCCTATAGTCAGTGTGAGGAGTCCTGAGGGGGTAGTAGTCCTCAGTGTAGCCCTATAGTCAGTGTGAGGAGTCCTGAGGGAGTAGTAGTCCTCAGTGTAGCCCTATAGTCAGTGTGAGGAGTCCTGAGGGAGTAGTAGTCCTCAGTATAGCCCTATAGTCAGTGTGAGGAGTCCTGAGGGGGTAGTAGTCCTCAGTGTAGCCCTATAGTCAGTGTGAGGAGTCCTGAGGGAGTAGTAGTCCTCAGTGTAGCCCTATAGTCAGTGTGAGGAGTCCTGAGGGAGTAGTAGTCCTCAGTATAGCCCTATAGTCAGTGTGAGGAGTCCTGAGGGAGTAGTAGTCCTCAGTATTGCCCTATAGTCAGTGTGAGGagtcctgagggggggggggtagtcctCAGTATAGCCCTATAGTCAGTGTGAGGAGTCCTGAGGGGGGGGTAGTCCTCAGTATAGCCCTATAGTCAGTGTGAGGAGTCCTGAGGGAGTAGTAGTCCCTCAGTATAGCCCTATAGTCAGTGTGAGGAGTCCTGAGGGGGTAGTAGTCCTCAGTGTAGCCCTATAGTCAGTGTGAGGAGTCCTGAGGGAGTAGTAGTCCTCAGTATAGCCCTATAGTCAGTGTGAGGAGCCATGAGGGAGTAGTAGTCCTCAGTGTAGCCCTATAGTCAGTGTGAGGAGCCATGAGGGAGTAGTAGTCCTCAGTGTAGCCCTATAGTCAGTGTGAGGAGTCCTGAGGGAGTAGTAGTCCTCAGTGTAGCCCTATAGTCAGTGTGAGGAGTCCTGAGGGAGTAGTAGTCCTCAGTGTAGCCCTATAGTCAGTGTGAGGAGTCCTGAGGGAGTAGTAGTCCTCAGTATAGCCCTATAGTCAGTGTGAGGAGTCCTGAGGGAGTAGTAGTCCTCAGTATAGCCCTATAGTCAGTGTGAGGAGTCCTGAGGGAGTAGTAGTCCTCAGTATAGCCCTATAGTCAGTGTGAGGTGTCCTGAGGGAGTAGTAGTCCCTCAGTATAGCCCTATAGTCAGTGTGATGTGTCCTGAGGGAGTAGTAGTCCTCAGTGTAGCCCTATAGTCAGTGTGAGGAGTCCTGAGGGAGTAGTAGTCCTCAGTATAGCCCTATAGTCAGTGTGAGGAGCCATGAGGGAGTAGTAGTCCTCAGTATAGCCCTATAGTCAGTGTGAGGAGTCCTGAGGGAGTAGTAGTCCTCAGTATAGCCCTATAGTCAGTGTGAGGAGTCTTGAGGGAGTAGTAGTCCCTCAGTATAGCCCTATAGTCAGTGTGAGGAGTCCTGAGGGAGTAGTAGTCCTCAGTATAGCCCTATAGTCAGTGTGAGGAGTCCTGAGGGAGTAGTAGTCCTCAGTATAGCCCTATGGTCAGTGTGAGGAGTCTTGAGGGAGTAGTAGTCCTCAGTATTGCCCTATGGTCAGTGTGAGGAGTCCTGAGGGAGTAGTAGTCCCTCAGTATAGCCCTATAGTCAGTGTGAGGTGTCCTGAGGGAGTAGTAGTCCCTCAGTATAGCCCTATAGTCAGTGTGAGGTGTCCTGAGGGAGTAGTAGTCCTCAGTATAGCCCTATAGTCAGTGTGAGGAGTCCTGAGGGAGTAGTAGTTCCTCAGTATAGCCCTATAGTCAGTGTGAGGTGTCCTGAGGGAGTAGTAGTCCTCAGTATAGCCCTATAGTCAGTGTGAGGTGTCCTGAGGGAGTAGTAGTCCCTCAGTATAGCCCTATAGTCAGTGTGAGGTGTCCTGAGGGAGTAGTAGTCCTCAGTATAGCCCTATAGTCAGTGTGAGGAGTCCTGAGGGAGTAGTAGTCCTCAGTATAGCCCTACAGTCAGTGTGAGGAGTCCTGAGGGAGTAGTAGTCCTCAGTATAGCCCTATAGTCAGTGTGAGGTGTCCTGAGGGAGTAGTAGTCCTCAGTGTAGCCCTATAGTCAGTGTGAGGAGTCCTGAGGGAGTAGTAGTCCTCAGTATAGCCCTATAGTCAGTGTGAGGTGTCCTGAGGGAGTAGTAGTCCTCAGTATAGCCCTATAGTCAGTGTGAGGAGTCCTGGGGGCGGGGCAGTAGTCAGTGTGGGGGGTCCTGGGGGCGGGGCAGTAGTCAGTGTGGGGGGTCCTGGGGGCGGGGCAGTAGTCAGTGTGGGGGGTCCTGGGGGCGGGGCAGTAGTCAGTGTGGGGGGTCCTGGGGGCGGGGCAGTAGTCAGTGTGGGGGGTCCTGGGGGCGGGGCAGTAGTCAGTGTGGGGGGTCCTGGGGGCGGGGCAGTAGTCAGTGTGGGGGGTCCTGGGGGCGGGGCAGTGGTCAGTGTGAGGGGGTCCTGGGGGCGGGGCAGTAGTTAGTGTGAGGGGGTCCTGGGGGCGGGGCAGTAGTCGGTGTGAGGGGGTCCTCGGGGCGGGGCAGTAGTCGGTGTGAGGGGGTCCTGGGGGCGGGGCAGTAGTCGGTGTGAGGGGGTCCTGGGGGCGGGGCAGTAGTCGGTGTGAGGGGGTCCTGGGGGCGGGGCAGTAGTCGGTGTGAGGGGGTCCTGGGGGCGGGGCAGTAGTCGGTGTGAGGGGGTCCTGGGGGCGGGGCAGTAGTCGGTGTGAGGGGGTCCTGGGGGCGGGGCAGTAGTCGGTGTGAGGGGGTCCTGGGGGCGGGGCAGTAGTCGGTGTGAGGGGGTCCTGGGGGCGGGGCAGTAGTCGGTGTGAGGGGGTCCTGGGGGCGGGGCAGTCCTCAGTATAGCCCTATAGTCAGTGTGAGGAGTCCTGAGGGAGTAGTAGTCCTCAGTGTAGCCCTATAGTCAGTGTGGGGGGTCCTGGGGGCGGGGCAGTAGTCAGTGTGGGGGGTCCTGGGGGCGGGGCAGTAGTCAGTGTGAGGGGGTCCTGGGGGCGGGGCAGTAGTCAGTGTGAGGGGGTCCTGGGGGCGGGGCAGTAGTCAGTGTGAGGGGGTCCTGGGGGCGGGGCAGTAGTCGGTGTGAGGGGGTCCTGGGGGCGGGGCAGCAGTCGGTGTGAGGGGGTCCTGGGGGCGGGGCAGTAGTCAGTGTGAGGGGGTCCTGGGGGCGGGGCAGTAGTCGGTGTGAGGGGGTCCTGGGGGCGGGGCAGCAGTCGGTGTGAGGGGGTCCTGGGGGCGGGGCAGTAGTCAGTGTGAGGGGGTCCTGGGGGCtctgtatactctgtatataacactctGCATTTCTCTCCGCAGCCAGGTGGAGGCGCTGTGTCTCCTGAGACGTCGGGTGTCTCCCCGGTTGGCAGTGGTGGATGTGGAGGAGGCGGGGAGTCTCCAGGAGGAGGATGTGGGGGTGCTGGGGTTCCCCCCGGGGGGGCTCTTCCCTCAGGAGGTGACTGTGCTGTGGGTGGGGGTGCAGCACCTCGGCTTCTCTCTGATCTGTGACCCCGGGGAGAACCTGGCGCTGGCGGAGATGACGCTCCGGGGGATGGTGAAGCATCTGCTGGAGACCCTGAGGCTTCTCACACACAGCAACAGCGCCCTCCTGAGGCCGGACCTCATACAGCTCACCCTGGACACCTTCATCCCACAGGGGGCGCTGCTATTCCTCAGCCACCAGGCCACACAGGTGCTGGAGAGGGAGCTGAGCGCCAGCATCACCCTCTGAGACTACAGCGCCCCCGGAGTATACTGCCGGTACTGCACCATCCAGAGACTACAGCGCCCCCGGAGTGTCCTGCACCATCCAGAGACTACAGCGcccccggagtgtactgccgATACTGCACCACCCAGAGACTACAGCGcccccggagtgtactgccgATACTGCACCACCCAGAGACTACAGCGcccccggagtgtactgccggtacCGCACCATCCAGAGACCACAGCGCTcccggagtgtactgccggtacCGCACCATCCAGAGACCACAGCGCTcccggagtgtactgccggtacCGCACCATCCAGAGACCACAGCGCTcccggagtgtactgccggtacCGCACCATCCAGAGACCACAGCGCTcccggagtgtactgccggtacCGCACCATCCAGAGACCACAGCGCTcccggagtgtactgccggtacCGCACCATCCAGAGACCACAGCGCTcccggagtgtactgccggtacCGCACCATCCAGAGACCACAGCGCTcccggagtgtactgccggtacCGCACCATCCAGAGACCACAGCGctcccagagtgtactgccccatACAGAGACTACAGCGCCCACGGAGTGTACTGCCGGGACCGCACCATCCAGAGACTACAGCATCCCCCGGAGTGTACTGCCAGTACCGCACCATCCAGAGACCACAGCGCCCCCCGGAGTGCaccatctagagcagtggttctcaacctgtgggtcgggaccccagcgggggtcgaacgaccaaaaccgggggtcgcctaaagccatcggagacgaaattttactgtgtttttactgcgagttgcatggtttggggtcaccacagcatgaggaactgtattgcggggtcacagcattagaaaggttgagaaccactgatctagagacTACAGCGCCCCCGGAGTGTAATGCCGGTACCGCACCATCCAGAGACTACAGCGCCCCCGGAGTGTACTGCACCATCCAGAGACTACAGCGCCCCCGGAGTGTACTGCACCATCCAGAGACTACAGCGcccccggagtgtactgccggtacCGCAGCATCCAGAGACTACAGCGcccccggagtgtactgccggtaccgcaccacccagagactacagcgccccggagtgtactgccggtacTGCACCACCCAGAGACTACAGCGCCCCCGGAGTGTACTTCCGATACCGCACCATCCAGAGACCACAGCGCCCCCGGAGTGTACTGCTGGTACCGCACCATCAAGCGcccccggagtgtactgccggtaAAGCACCATCCAGAGACTACAGCGcccccggagtgtactgccggtaccgcaccatcaagcgcccccggagtgtactgccggtaccgcaccatcaagcgcccccggagtgtactgccggtaccgcaccatcaagcgcccccggagtgtactgccggtacCGCACCATCCAGAGACCACAGTGcccccggagtgtactgccggtacCGCACCATCCAGAGACCACAGTGcccccggagtgtactgccggtacCGCACCATCCAGAGACCACAGTGcccccggagtgtactgccggtacCGCACCATCCAGAGACCACAGTGcccccggagtgtactgccggtaccgcaccatccagagactacagcgcccccggagtgtactgccggtacTGCACCACCCAGAGACTACAGCGcccccggagtgtactgccggtaccgcaccatcaagcgcccccggagtgtactgccggtaAAGCACCATCCAGAGACCACAGCGCCCCCGGAGTGTACTACCGGTACCGCACCATCCAGAGACTACAGCGcccccggagtgtactgccggtaccgcaccacccagagactacagcgccccccggagtgtactgccggtaccgcaccacccagagactacagcgcccccggagtgtactgccggtaccgcaccatccagagactacagcgcccccggagtgtactgccggtacCGCACCATCAAGCGCCCCTGGAGTGTACTGTCGGTACCGCACCATCAAGCGcccccggagtgtactgccggtaccgcaccatccagcgaccacagcgcccccggagtgtactgccggtaccgcaccatccagagactacagcgcccccggagtgtactgccggtaccgcaccatcaagcgccccccggagtgtactgccggtaccgcaccacccagagactacagcgcccccggagtgtactgccggtaccgcaccatccagagactacagcgcccccggagtgtactgccggtaccgcaccatcaagcgccccccggagtgtactgccggtaccgcaccatccagagaccacagcgcccccggagtgtactgccggtaccgcaccatcaagcgcccccggagtgtactgtcggtaccgcaccatcaagcgcccccggagtgtactgccggtaccgcaccatccagcgaccacagcgcccccggagtgtactgccggtaccgcaccatccagagaccacagcgcccccggagtgtactgccggtaccgcaccatcaagcgccccccgg
The DNA window shown above is from Engystomops pustulosus chromosome 1, aEngPut4.maternal, whole genome shotgun sequence and carries:
- the AP5S1 gene encoding AP-5 complex subunit sigma-1 translates to MVLAFLLHTVCAAPARILYQRVFSCGSGDEERTEQMEAVARQVEALCLLRRRVSPRLAVVDVEEAGSLQEEDVGVLGFPPGGLFPQEVTVLWVGVQHLGFSLICDPGENLALAEMTLRGMVKHLLETLRLLTHSNSALLRPDLIQLTLDTFIPQGALLFLSHQATQVLERELSASITL